The Desulfuromonadaceae bacterium genome contains the following window.
CCATGGCGGAAGCTGAGTTCGGTTGCGACCTCTTGATACTCATCGACGGCAAAAACTGAATAGATCGAGGTTGAGCTGAAGACCGGCAGAGAATAGAGGTATTCGGCGCGCCATGACCAATCGTGGTCGCGGTGATAATCAAAGCCGCCATTGAAATAGGAAATACTGTTCGAGAGGTAATTGAACTGCCCCTCGCCAAAGAGGCTGAGCATCTGACGATACTCGTAATTGGCGTTAGCGCCGATCAGTTCGTTGGCGAGCTCGCTCTCTTCCCAGCGCTGAATGTAGGAGAGGCCAACTTGAAGATCATCGAACTTGCCGGAGAGTTCGACGCCATCAATCAAATCTTTGGCATTGTAGCCGGCATAGTAGGAGACATCGCCGCCGCCAAAGACCGTCAAGCTGAAGGGGCCGAGATCGCGGACTTTCAGATAGAGGCCGTCCATCAGCGAGGCCCCGGCCGTCGTTGAGATAAACTGGCGGCCGAGCTTGACATCGAGGTTAGGCAGTAATGCACGCTTTTCGAGATAAGCGTAGTAGAGCCGACTGTCAACGTCGACCTCGTTGGCCAGGTCATCGGCAATGCGGCCGTAACCGCGGAAATTAAGGCCGCCGCCATCAATATCCTTGACGTTGAGCAACAAATACTCGTAGGCGGGAACGGCCGTGTCTCCGTCGGCACTGTCATACCATTCGACTTCGGTACTTGATCGTCCCGAAATCGAGAACGCCCGAGCGCTCTCGGCTAGACTGATGCCAAACAGGCACACGGCAAAACCCGCCAGCAGGGATTGCCATCTTTTCATGTTGCCTCCTTTGTCATGTGTGAATCTCCTCGGTCACAAAGCGTTTGTAACCCTGACCACCCATTTCACCAAAAACGCCTCCAATACCCACTGCTTTGTCCCGTCCCCAGGCAAAGTTACATGCCTTCAAAAAGAGTAGCATACGCTATTGGAATCTCTAATCCGGCGGCGGGGAAAAACCCTATTCGTCAACAAAAAAGACAGGTTAAGAACTAAAGTTGGGTACAAAGGCAGATAGCGCACAAACTTCTGCCACTGTTCAGCAGAATATTTATTACCAAAGTTGTAGGGATGGGTTCCAGATAAGAATCCTTCACCATTGTTCACAAGTGGTGAAGAATTCTTCACAGGCAGGAAGGAAAGGCAGTTATTGCGGGGGGGTGTCTTTTGTTATCTGACTAAGGCAGGTCAAAATCCGCCCCCCTTGCGGGGTGAGGATATAGTTTTTGTGTTCATCCTGACCGACCAGATCGGCAGTGCGTAACATCTTCAGATGAAAATTCATCTTGGTATGGTCTTCGATGCCAAGATGGCGGGTGATATCCATAAAGCGGAGTCGCTGCTTCCGGCCGATCAGCTTGAGAATGTCGCGGCGAATCGAGTTGGCCAGACAGCTGAAGGTACTGTCCATCTCGATCTGAAAACCGCAATCGAGGAACCGTGCCTCCTCCAGACGGCGACGCACGGCGGTCAGTAACTCGTCAACCTTAAAGGGCTTGGTCAGATAGTCATCGGCCCCTTTACGCATGGCGGCGACAGCATTTTCTACGGTGGCAAAGGCGGTGATCATGATGATCCGGGTGCGGGGCGCCTGGCGCTTGAGTAACGGCAGAATCTCCTGGCCGCCAATTCCCGGCATGATCATATCGAGCAGCACCAGATCGAAAGTTTCGCCGCTCAGGATCTTGAGGGCTTCTTCACCACTGCTGGCGTTGGCGACAAAAAAACCGGCATCGACCAGTATCTCGCTGATCGTTTCGCGCAGTTCCTGATCATCATCGACCACCAGAATTCTATGCGCCATCGTGAACTCCTTGCGGGAAAGTCAGAGTGACAATGCAGCCACCCGGTGCGGCATTGGCCACGGTGATATGCCCGCCGTGACGCTCCATGATACCAAAGCAGATTGATAGCCCCAACCCAGTCCCAACCCCCACCTCTTTTGTGGTGAAGAAAGGATCAAAGATGGTGCCGAGATGTTCGAGCGCAATGCCGGGGCCACAATCGGTCACCTCAATCGTCACCCCTTCCGGGGTACTGCGGGATGTGAGCTTAATCGGCGCGCCAACAGGACTGGCATCCATGGCATTGATTAAAACATTGAGAAAGACCTCCTCGACCTTCCAGGAAAAACCCCGCACCGGCGGCAGCGGTTGCAGATTCAGGATAAAATTATAATCCTGCTGCCGGGGGCCAAGGAGCGTCAAAGTATTGCGCAATACCTCGTTGAGATCAAGAAGTTCGACAGGCGCTCCGAGATCGTCATGGCGGGAAAAGGTCAAAAGTTCGCGAGCGATCTTCGAGGCGCGATCGAGGTTGCGCTCGATGGCCGCAAAACGTTTAACGTAGGGAGCGCCGGGGTCGGTCGCATTGAGCGATTTCTTCAACAACTCGACATTAAGGGAGACATTGGCCAGGGGATTGTTGATTTCGTGGGCGATACCAGCCGCGAGTTTCCCCAGGGAGACCATTTTTTCCGACTGGGCAAAGCGCTGCAGGCGCTCTTCGATCTGGGCTTCCCGCTCAAGGTCGAAGATGTGCAAAGCGTTCATCAGAAAGTGCAGAATAAAGAGTCCGGCAATACCACGCAAAAGTTCGATGCGTATTCCCGGCAAGAGGATGACACCGGTCGGGACTAATCCGGCAAAGATTCCGTAACCGATCAGGGCAATACCGGCGGCGATGAAATTTCGTGCCACCTTGTCGCTGGTGGTGCGGATCGTCCCGGCATAACCGATGAGGCCGAAGCCGGCGAGAAGAGCGGCGGGGAAGGCGATAAAGTAACGCATGCGTAATGCGATTAGACGGAAGAACTCCGGAGTGAATTCGAACTCTTGCGTCAGAATACTGACGATGAAGAGCGGCAGCAAGGCCAGGACAAAGAGGTTCAGCTTCATTCGGTGCTGAGGATAAACAGATTTTAGCACGCTGTAGCCAAAGATCAGGAGGAAAACAAAGGAGACAAAGGCCGGCAAGAGGCGCAGGACGCTGATGATCGGCAGGTGTGGCGACAGGGTCGGCCACTCCAGGTAAAGAAAGAGAATGAGCCATTCGTGACAGGCATGGACAAAGGCAAAGAGCGCAAAGAGCGGCAGGTAACGGGCGATCGTCAACTGACTGCTGCGGGTGACCTTGGAAATAATCGCCACACCGGCGGTAAAAAAGACCAGTCCGTAAAAGAGAAACGTCAAAAAGGTGATAAAATTATTATTCGACACAATAACTGTCCTGTCGGCTGTCGGATGCTCTATTGCAAATTTGGACAGAGCAAGCAATGTCCCGGCGTTACTGACTCTTTCAAAGGACAAGAAAGCTAATACGATTGTCTTTGCACGTCAATAGCCTGCTAACGGACGCCCCGCCACTTTCAGCTTTTGACACGACTGTATCGGGCTGTTATTCTCCCGGCACCAGAATCAATCATGCAACCTCAGCCAAGGAACAGACCCATGTCCTCCCTCGATTTTGACCAGGAAGAACGCGCCTTCCGCAAATACTACGACAGCAACCGGCAACACTTCGAGACGGCCAAGAATGCTTACGTCAGCTTGATCAACGCCTGCCTCAAACAGGGGAATGGCGATGCTGTCAGCAAAATCGAAGGGCGGGTCAAGAACAAAGAGGAGTGTATCAAGAAGTTTGACCGCAAGTACCGCAGCCAACTGGAAGCAGACGAACAACCTTACGAAATCAAAAACTATATCTCTGATCTCATCG
Protein-coding sequences here:
- a CDS encoding response regulator, with the protein product MAHRILVVDDDQELRETISEILVDAGFFVANASSGEEALKILSGETFDLVLLDMIMPGIGGQEILPLLKRQAPRTRIIMITAFATVENAVAAMRKGADDYLTKPFKVDELLTAVRRRLEEARFLDCGFQIEMDSTFSCLANSIRRDILKLIGRKQRLRFMDITRHLGIEDHTKMNFHLKMLRTADLVGQDEHKNYILTPQGGRILTCLSQITKDTPPQ
- a CDS encoding HAMP domain-containing histidine kinase, with the protein product MSNNNFITFLTFLFYGLVFFTAGVAIISKVTRSSQLTIARYLPLFALFAFVHACHEWLILFLYLEWPTLSPHLPIISVLRLLPAFVSFVFLLIFGYSVLKSVYPQHRMKLNLFVLALLPLFIVSILTQEFEFTPEFFRLIALRMRYFIAFPAALLAGFGLIGYAGTIRTTSDKVARNFIAAGIALIGYGIFAGLVPTGVILLPGIRIELLRGIAGLFILHFLMNALHIFDLEREAQIEERLQRFAQSEKMVSLGKLAAGIAHEINNPLANVSLNVELLKKSLNATDPGAPYVKRFAAIERNLDRASKIARELLTFSRHDDLGAPVELLDLNEVLRNTLTLLGPRQQDYNFILNLQPLPPVRGFSWKVEEVFLNVLINAMDASPVGAPIKLTSRSTPEGVTIEVTDCGPGIALEHLGTIFDPFFTTKEVGVGTGLGLSICFGIMERHGGHITVANAAPGGCIVTLTFPQGVHDGA